The segment GCTTGCGACTCGGGGGTTAAAAATCTGAATTTTTTAGAAAAAAGTACTGCGTCGTGAAAGTATTCGGGTCGAATTACCGAGCCGTTTAATTTAAGAGATAAAATTAAAAAACCTATAAAGTCTGAAATCTGATGAAAAATTCCAAGGCCAGGAACGTCCTGTCCGGGATACAATCTACTTTTATCCATAGTTTGAGATTTCGGATGACGTGTCTGTAGCCAATTTATGATCAGATACTTCTCTTTGAAAAAGTAGTCGTTGATCTCTAATCTATATTCTTGAATGCTTAAACGGAGATGTAATAAAATTTCCTTATCGGAAATTAAGACGAGTCTTTGAAAATCTTCTCCCATACCTGAAATTTCAAGTTGAACTTTTAGATAACCTTTCTTTCTAATTTCAGGAAGAATCCCGGTGATTTCTAGTAGTTCTAATATATTTTCTCTTGTTAGAGAATTAAAAAGATCACCTTCTTGATACGAAAAGATAGAACCGTCCGCACTGGTTAGAAATTCGTCATATACGAAATCAAAAAATCTAGGATTACCGTAACTCGGTTTGGTCATGATGATATAATAAAGCCAAAGAGATTTAAAATGAAGTCTTTTTATTTCACGATTCCATCAAAATCTTTGAGTATTTTTTTTTTCAAGGAGAATCTCTAAGTCAAAAAATTGCAAACCATAAGATCGATTAACTCTAAGATTTGCAAAACGGTTTCGTTTAAATTTCCTTTCTCCTATCAGAAATATTGAGTGATATAACAGAATGCAGAATTCTTTTATCTAAGTTTAGATTTGATCTCAAAAATACCTTAGAAAGATTGTAATCGGTATTTAAATAGAGATGAAGTATTTTTTTTGAGACCAGTTTTTAGTAATTTCCTCTTTACTAGTTTCTATAAAATTGAGTATCTTAAATTTTAAAACAAATTCTAACTTAAAACGGATCTTTGGGTACTTGATTATATATGGCTCTGAGTAGTAGTTTCTAAAAACGAAGACAATCTATAATTTTTATAGGATGGATTTTAATACTTGGTCCGGAGCCTCTACTTGAGGGTAGTGACCAATTCCTGAAAGTTCTACTATGTCCGCCGAAGGAACAAGTTCTTTATATCGTTTTACGATATTTATACCGCTGATCGGATCTTCTATACCATTGATCATTCGAATTGGGATCGGAGAGTTGAGCAAAGCACCTACCCAACGCGACCTGTTTATTTTTCTTTCTTGCATGTATCGAATCAACTTATAGGCAATTTTTTCTCCTCCGTCGAAAGAAACTAACTCCCAGAATTGATCCAATTCTTCAAGACTCGGTTTTGTATTTATTCCGAAAACGGAAGAAAAACTTTTTTGAAAAGACTTACGGTTCATAAATTCGGAAAGAACCCATCCCAAAGGACTGTGTAATAGTTTTTGTATGAACTTAGGTCTATGAGATTCCGGAAAAACTCCTCCATTGAGTAAAGTGATCGTTTGGATTTTCAGTCCTTTTTTTCCCGATTTTTTTCTATCTATAAAACGTGCGAGTAATTCCTGCGTTACTGTATCTCCTAAATCATGTGCGAGAATTTTGGTTTCTACGATTCCTTTGTCGCTTAACAATTTTTCGATTATATCCGCTTGTAAAAAAATAGAATAATCGATTTTAGGTTTGGATGAAAATCCAAATCCTAACAGGTCTAGAGCGATAACTCTTCTATTTTTAGAAAGTGGTCGCCAGATTTTTTCCCAATCAAAAGATGCGGTTGGAAACCCGTGGATCAAAAGTATATTTTCACCTTTACCTTCTTCTTTTGAAAAAATTTTCCAGTTTTGATAAGAAAAATATTCTCCGGATTGTTTCCATTTCTCTAAGCTCATACGATCTCCGTTTTACCACTCGAATTGATTATAATAGAGTGTCAAAAATTTTGTCTTTAAACTGTAATTTGTCCCAAAATTCATGGTACTTTATTATATAAGACTATTAAAAAGTACTTCTATTAAAGTCCAGAAAGGATCATAGCCCAATTGTATTTTTTCATAAAATCACCGTTTTGCGATCTTTATAAAAATTAAAATCTATTTTATAAAGTTTCCTAAAAGTCTTTCCAAAACATTAAAGAAATCTGTTACAATTATTTGGCAAGTTTTTAACAAATCGAGATTGTTACGTTTGGATGTGGTTTTTCTAAATGCGCCTTGTGGTTGAGTTTTTGGATCCAAAAAATAGTTTGATTCAAAATGAAAGGTATTCCTTGAGCCGCATAAAATTAGAACTTGTCCCAAAACAGTCCAATGTGGAAACTACTACCAATTTAACGAGATTAGAACTACTTGAAAGTTTGCAAATTGCCAAATGTGATCTAATTTGTAGGAACTACTCCGTTTGATTAAAAATTTCTAAGGAATTATCGCATAAAATTCTTTAAGGTTTTAGACAAGCTTTAAATACCGTGGGTTTTTATTGTAAAACGCTGTTTCATGAAATGATCGATTGAAGTAATTCTGTTGATCTCCGCTATGGAATTTTTCAATAGCTCTATTATAGATTTTTAATTCTTTTTATTGTTAAATTATCAATCAGAAATGTTTTAATGTTGTGATGAAGCATCAATTAACGTGAGTTAGGTATATTCTGATTCGAAAGTGATTGAAGTGTAGAGAAACCCGGCAGAACGCTTTCCTATGGATCGCGTTGGAAACTCAGTAAAACGCTCTCTCAAACTCAGCGTCTCGCTTCTATTGGCGCTCGACAGATCGCGTTTTAAATTAAAACTT is part of the Leptospira kirschneri serovar Cynopteri str. 3522 CT genome and harbors:
- a CDS encoding alpha/beta fold hydrolase — its product is MSLEKWKQSGEYFSYQNWKIFSKEEGKGENILLIHGFPTASFDWEKIWRPLSKNRRVIALDLLGFGFSSKPKIDYSIFLQADIIEKLLSDKGIVETKILAHDLGDTVTQELLARFIDRKKSGKKGLKIQTITLLNGGVFPESHRPKFIQKLLHSPLGWVLSEFMNRKSFQKSFSSVFGINTKPSLEELDQFWELVSFDGGEKIAYKLIRYMQERKINRSRWVGALLNSPIPIRMINGIEDPISGINIVKRYKELVPSADIVELSGIGHYPQVEAPDQVLKSIL